One window from the genome of Nocardia higoensis encodes:
- a CDS encoding heparin-binding hemagglutinin has product MTEKTVTVTKPLLAAVGAGDAVYAAAVDVVTQVRERAGSTADVTGRVGEARERIAHVPADVQAQFEALRERLSGLPGELPDDLAELREKLTPEELRKLAEEYYAKAMDLYAELAARGEETVERLRANDVVEQRIGRVETLYKDAASRAEDVVGKVNGLLGRPARTEEAAPIVDAEPVAAVVEAEVVDITPDVAPSPDTAPAPEATAATPKTAAKKAPAAKKAAPRKTAPKTV; this is encoded by the coding sequence ATGACCGAGAAGACCGTAACCGTGACCAAGCCGCTGCTCGCTGCCGTCGGCGCCGGGGACGCCGTATACGCGGCTGCCGTGGACGTCGTCACCCAGGTGCGCGAGAGGGCGGGCTCGACCGCCGACGTGACCGGCCGGGTCGGGGAGGCGCGCGAGCGCATCGCCCACGTACCCGCCGATGTCCAGGCCCAGTTCGAAGCGCTGCGCGAGCGGCTGTCGGGCCTGCCGGGCGAGCTGCCCGACGACCTGGCCGAGCTGCGCGAGAAGCTGACCCCCGAGGAGCTGCGCAAGCTGGCCGAGGAGTACTACGCCAAGGCGATGGACCTCTACGCCGAGCTGGCCGCCCGCGGCGAGGAGACTGTCGAGCGCCTGCGCGCCAACGACGTGGTGGAGCAGCGCATCGGCCGGGTGGAGACCCTCTACAAGGACGCCGCCTCGCGCGCCGAGGACGTGGTCGGCAAGGTGAACGGCCTGCTCGGCCGTCCCGCCAGGACCGAGGAGGCCGCGCCGATCGTCGACGCCGAGCCGGTGGCGGCCGTGGTCGAGGCGGAAGTCGTGGACATCACCCCCGACGTCGCGCCTTCTCCTGACACCGCGCCCGCTCCCGAGGCCACCGCGGCCACGCCGAAGACCGCGGCCAAGAAGGCGCCCGCCGCCAAGAAGGCCGCGCCTCGCAAGACCGCGCCGAAGACCGTCTGA
- the purU gene encoding formyltetrahydrofolate deformylase encodes MSPAQPDLETRRYVLTLGCPDRPGIIARITSFIAEFGGSISEAGYHSDAETGWFFTRQAITAATVPFPIEELRARFGEVAAAFGPETDWQVLDSAARRRAVLLVSRDGHCLHDLLGRAASGELPATIEAVIGNHPDLAGITEAHGVKFHHVPFPKDPAERGPAFAEVRSLVDAHDPDAVVLARFMQVLPPELCEHWAGKAINIHHSFLPSFVGARPYHQAFARGVKLIGATCHYVTPELDAGPIIEQDVIRIDHADTVRDMVRQGRDIERVVLARGLRWHLEGRVLVHGRRTVVFS; translated from the coding sequence ATGAGTCCCGCTCAGCCCGACCTGGAAACCCGCCGCTACGTGCTGACCCTGGGATGCCCGGACCGCCCCGGCATCATCGCCAGGATCACCTCGTTCATCGCCGAGTTCGGCGGTTCCATCTCCGAAGCCGGTTATCACTCCGACGCCGAGACCGGCTGGTTCTTCACTCGCCAGGCCATCACCGCGGCTACCGTGCCGTTCCCGATCGAGGAACTGCGCGCCCGCTTCGGCGAGGTCGCTGCCGCGTTCGGCCCGGAGACCGATTGGCAGGTGCTCGATTCCGCGGCCCGCAGGCGCGCGGTGCTGCTGGTCAGCCGCGACGGCCACTGCCTGCACGATCTGCTCGGCCGGGCGGCCTCCGGCGAACTGCCCGCCACCATCGAGGCCGTCATCGGCAACCACCCCGATCTGGCGGGCATCACCGAGGCGCACGGGGTGAAGTTCCATCATGTGCCCTTCCCCAAGGACCCGGCCGAGCGTGGCCCCGCCTTCGCGGAGGTCAGGTCGCTGGTCGACGCGCACGATCCCGACGCGGTGGTGCTGGCCCGCTTCATGCAGGTGCTGCCGCCGGAGCTGTGCGAGCACTGGGCGGGCAAGGCGATCAACATCCACCACAGCTTCCTGCCCTCGTTCGTCGGCGCCCGGCCCTATCACCAGGCTTTCGCCCGGGGCGTGAAGCTGATCGGCGCCACCTGTCACTACGTGACCCCGGAACTGGACGCGGGCCCGATCATCGAGCAGGACGTCATCCGCATCGACCACGCCGACACGGTGCGCGACATGGTGCGTCAGGGCCGGGACATCGAACGGGTGGTGCTGGCCAGGGGCCTGCGGTGGCATCTGGAGGGCCGGGTGCTCGTCCACGGCCGCCGCACGGTCGTGTTCTCCTGA
- a CDS encoding class I SAM-dependent methyltransferase, producing MAGRAQAQQLNTRPIGTITRGTTGVNRLRRSDRWLVHDELVRTRLRAAPDPLVVDLGYGASPWTTLELATRLRAARPDTRVVGLEIDPARVVPGRDGVVFARGGFELAGLRPVLVRAFNVLRQYQEAEVAGAWATITGNLAPDGLLVDGTCDELGRRCAWVLLDRTGPVSLTLAWDPFTVETPSDLAERLPKVLIHRNVPGEKVHALLSAADRAWAHAAAMAPFGPRVRWRAAAQLMREQGFPVREYRRRMRDNVLCVPWSAVAPNP from the coding sequence GTGGCTGGAAGAGCGCAAGCCCAGCAGCTGAACACCCGCCCGATCGGCACCATCACCCGCGGCACCACCGGGGTGAATCGGCTGCGCCGCAGCGACCGGTGGCTGGTGCACGACGAACTGGTGCGCACCCGGCTGCGCGCGGCCCCCGATCCGCTGGTGGTGGATCTGGGCTACGGCGCGAGCCCGTGGACCACGCTGGAACTGGCGACCCGATTGCGCGCCGCGCGTCCGGACACGCGGGTGGTCGGCCTCGAGATCGACCCGGCCCGCGTGGTCCCCGGCCGTGACGGCGTGGTGTTCGCGCGCGGCGGTTTCGAACTGGCCGGCCTGCGCCCGGTACTGGTGCGCGCGTTCAATGTGCTACGCCAGTACCAGGAGGCCGAGGTGGCGGGCGCGTGGGCGACGATCACCGGCAACCTCGCCCCGGACGGATTGCTCGTCGACGGCACCTGCGACGAACTGGGTCGGCGGTGCGCGTGGGTCCTGCTCGATCGCACCGGACCGGTCTCGCTGACACTGGCCTGGGATCCGTTCACTGTCGAAACACCGTCGGATCTGGCCGAACGCCTGCCGAAAGTGCTCATCCACCGCAATGTGCCCGGCGAAAAGGTGCACGCCCTGCTGAGCGCGGCCGACCGGGCGTGGGCGCACGCGGCGGCGATGGCGCCGTTCGGTCCGCGGGTGCGCTGGCGGGCGGCCGCGCAGTTGATGCGCGAGCAGGGTTTCCCGGTACGCGAGTATCGCAGGCGGATGCGCGACAACGTGCTCTGCGTACCATGGTCCGCGGTTGCCCCCAATCCCTGA
- a CDS encoding DUF2505 domain-containing protein codes for MATPLAYTAAYSHPVSAVRAAFSDEQYWTDRIAEVGGPHARLESVTAQGDTVQIHVVEVIAAEFLPPAITAVRPGDLVIPRIETWNGMSATFDATVEGAPAKMSGTIVLSGDDTAATTVVDGSIEVKVPLFGSKIEAAIRERLVELLRSEEEFTNTWLSGR; via the coding sequence ATGGCAACACCCTTGGCGTACACGGCCGCCTACTCTCATCCCGTTTCGGCCGTCCGCGCGGCATTCTCCGACGAGCAGTACTGGACGGACCGCATCGCCGAGGTCGGCGGCCCGCACGCGCGCCTGGAGTCGGTCACCGCCCAGGGCGACACCGTCCAGATCCACGTGGTGGAGGTCATCGCCGCAGAATTCCTGCCGCCCGCCATCACCGCCGTACGCCCCGGCGACCTGGTCATCCCCCGCATCGAGACCTGGAACGGCATGTCGGCGACCTTCGATGCCACGGTCGAGGGCGCGCCCGCGAAGATGTCGGGCACCATCGTGCTCAGCGGTGACGACACGGCCGCTACCACCGTGGTCGACGGCTCCATCGAGGTGAAGGTCCCGCTGTTCGGCAGCAAGATCGAAGCCGCGATCAGGGAGCGTCTGGTCGAGTTGCTCCGCTCGGAAGAGGAGTTCACCAACACGTGGCTTTCGGGTCGCTGA
- a CDS encoding DUF2505 domain-containing protein — translation MARRLDYSARYPLHTPAQLWEALSSRDYWEARMERMRELTPGNDVHSLEVTDSGIDIVLHHILPREMLPEIAQTVIRKDMVITRKESWSRFDHEETEGRFSASIPGGPGTLRGDITLFPTDTGCTMRFSSEAKVFIPMVGPRLEQLMLVNLVDLFRGEAEETVKWLEERKPSS, via the coding sequence ATGGCACGTCGTCTGGACTACTCGGCTCGCTATCCGTTGCACACCCCCGCGCAGTTGTGGGAGGCGCTGTCCTCCCGCGACTACTGGGAGGCGCGGATGGAGAGGATGCGCGAGCTCACGCCGGGTAACGACGTGCACAGCCTCGAGGTCACCGATTCCGGGATCGACATCGTGCTGCACCACATCCTGCCGCGCGAGATGCTGCCGGAGATCGCGCAGACGGTGATCCGCAAGGACATGGTCATCACCCGCAAGGAGAGCTGGAGCCGGTTCGATCACGAGGAGACCGAGGGCCGGTTCTCCGCGTCCATCCCCGGCGGCCCGGGAACCCTGCGCGGCGACATCACGCTGTTCCCCACCGACACCGGCTGCACCATGCGGTTCTCCTCCGAGGCGAAGGTGTTCATCCCGATGGTGGGCCCACGCCTGGAGCAGCTGATGCTGGTCAACCTGGTCGACCTGTTCCGCGGTGAGGCGGAGGAAACCGTGAAGTGGCTGGAAGAGCGCAAGCCCAGCAGCTGA
- a CDS encoding DUF2516 family protein, protein MDTVNGLTGLILLVLWLAALGATIFALIHAVRQRADAFTAVDKQTKPIWLAILGVATLLLLLQPGGLGLLAFVSIIATGIYLADVRPKVDEVQRGPRW, encoded by the coding sequence GTGGACACCGTGAACGGCCTGACCGGCCTGATTCTGCTCGTGCTGTGGCTCGCCGCGCTCGGCGCGACGATCTTCGCGCTGATTCACGCCGTGCGTCAGCGCGCCGACGCCTTCACCGCTGTGGACAAGCAGACCAAGCCGATCTGGCTGGCCATCCTGGGGGTGGCCACGTTGCTGTTGCTGTTGCAGCCCGGCGGCCTCGGTCTGCTGGCCTTCGTCTCGATCATCGCCACCGGCATCTACCTGGCCGATGTGCGGCCGAAGGTGGACGAGGTGCAGCGCGGACCCCGATGGTGA
- a CDS encoding type IV toxin-antitoxin system AbiEi family antitoxin domain-containing protein: protein MAGEAAGRAPESVDRPWRVLRRLAGRHAGYFTTRQVLRTGCEARVRDALAAGTVRRAGIGILRLTEWPDGPLDEFAMWSAWFDGAVAVSHHSAADLHGLGRLRPRFLHLSVGAGRPPVTSHLVVLRRTLPGSDVESAGPFMVTTPVRTITDLAETDIAQAALDEVVRDAVTIGRCRPAEIATVVAGLPQRSAVRVHRALDAV, encoded by the coding sequence ATGGCTGGCGAAGCGGCGGGCCGCGCACCCGAATCCGTCGACCGACCGTGGCGTGTCCTACGGCGACTCGCCGGTAGACATGCCGGGTACTTCACCACCCGTCAGGTGCTGCGCACCGGGTGCGAGGCGCGGGTCCGCGACGCGCTGGCCGCGGGCACCGTCCGCCGGGCCGGGATCGGCATCCTGCGGCTGACCGAATGGCCGGACGGTCCACTCGACGAATTCGCCATGTGGTCGGCCTGGTTCGACGGCGCGGTCGCGGTCTCCCATCACAGCGCCGCCGATCTGCACGGTCTCGGGCGGTTGCGCCCACGCTTCCTGCATCTGTCGGTCGGCGCGGGACGCCCGCCGGTGACCTCGCATCTGGTGGTGCTGCGTCGCACGCTGCCCGGCTCGGATGTGGAATCGGCCGGGCCGTTCATGGTCACCACGCCGGTGCGGACCATCACCGATCTCGCCGAGACCGATATCGCCCAAGCCGCGCTCGACGAGGTGGTGCGCGACGCGGTGACCATCGGCCGGTGCCGGCCCGCCGAGATCGCCACCGTGGTGGCCGGGCTGCCGCAGCGCAGTGCCGTGCGCGTGCATCGCGCGCTCGACGCCGTGTGA
- a CDS encoding DUF2993 domain-containing protein: MTTKPPVTARVSRRTLVIALAVVATLLVTALVGAELYARQRISSCIADQFEQEMGSTIDVDFGAKPLLITWIDGKVSSVTIDSQGDKFGPAVGMDVHATFEDLEMNEDGSGTVGSSSADVTWSEEGISETLGGLVSGVDASASSDTITLDVLGGLAQLEVRPQVTGGAVDVQTMSAELLGIGLPTDLVAGIVDVFTQSLQSYPMGLKATDIDVTDDGIDVTLAGGRTELPSTGQGDVRC; encoded by the coding sequence ATGACTACCAAGCCCCCCGTCACCGCGCGGGTCAGCAGGCGCACACTGGTGATCGCCCTGGCCGTGGTGGCCACGCTGCTGGTCACGGCCCTGGTCGGCGCCGAGCTGTACGCACGGCAACGCATCTCGTCCTGCATCGCCGACCAGTTCGAGCAGGAGATGGGCTCGACGATCGATGTCGACTTCGGTGCCAAGCCGCTGTTGATCACCTGGATCGACGGCAAGGTCTCCTCGGTGACCATCGACAGCCAGGGCGACAAGTTCGGTCCCGCTGTCGGCATGGACGTGCACGCCACGTTCGAGGATCTGGAGATGAACGAGGACGGCAGCGGCACCGTCGGCAGTTCCTCGGCCGATGTCACCTGGAGCGAGGAGGGCATCTCCGAGACTCTCGGCGGCCTGGTCAGCGGCGTGGACGCCTCCGCTTCCAGCGACACGATCACCCTGGACGTGCTCGGCGGGCTGGCTCAGCTCGAGGTCCGCCCGCAGGTCACCGGCGGCGCGGTCGACGTGCAGACGATGTCCGCCGAACTGCTCGGCATCGGCCTGCCCACCGATCTGGTGGCCGGCATCGTGGATGTGTTCACCCAGAGCTTGCAGAGCTATCCGATGGGTCTGAAGGCCACCGACATCGACGTCACCGACGACGGCATCGACGTCACCCTGGCGGGCGGACGCACCGAGTTGCCGAGCACCGGTCAGGGCGACGTCCGCTGCTGA
- a CDS encoding alpha/beta fold hydrolase — protein sequence MRAQLAAVLARLLAWFSAWFRAWSTAHRAELRSRRYPTAAFDPPGAACDVLPVTTGDGARLRVHAYGPAEAPIVVLIHGWTCAIEYWNAQINAFAAEYRVIAYDVRGHGESERGDAPLSMDLLADDLAAVLDAAVPSGRRAVLVAHSLGGMTVQAWAARYPRDVARRAGAVLLTNTAPHGLVATTTVVPFFNRPMPFKRTGISLPATVGRLGLGTPIVFPPIAPVRWLFARQIMSLASPRDHVDFGMAIVRSCPAAIRAEFGRLLAAMDVGEAAKHLVVPTTILAGSRDDLTPPVHAELIAEMLESVGSLERYEVLQTGHLGNVEQYERFNAELARVLDAVGERRADVAG from the coding sequence ATGCGTGCACAGCTGGCCGCCGTCCTGGCGCGGCTCCTGGCGTGGTTCTCAGCGTGGTTCCGAGCGTGGTCCACCGCGCATCGGGCGGAGCTGCGTTCGCGTCGCTACCCGACGGCGGCGTTCGACCCGCCCGGTGCGGCGTGCGATGTCCTACCGGTGACCACCGGCGACGGCGCGCGCCTGCGTGTGCACGCCTACGGCCCGGCCGAAGCGCCGATCGTCGTGCTGATCCACGGCTGGACCTGCGCCATCGAATACTGGAATGCCCAGATCAACGCCTTCGCCGCGGAGTACCGCGTCATCGCCTACGACGTGCGCGGTCACGGCGAGAGCGAACGCGGTGACGCGCCGCTGTCCATGGACCTGCTGGCCGACGACCTGGCCGCGGTACTCGATGCCGCCGTGCCCTCCGGTCGCCGGGCGGTGCTGGTCGCCCACAGCCTCGGCGGCATGACCGTGCAGGCCTGGGCGGCGCGCTATCCCCGCGATGTCGCCCGCCGGGCCGGTGCGGTGTTGCTGACCAACACCGCACCGCACGGTCTGGTCGCCACCACCACGGTGGTGCCGTTCTTCAACCGGCCGATGCCGTTCAAGCGCACCGGCATCTCGCTGCCCGCGACGGTCGGGCGGCTGGGGCTGGGCACGCCCATCGTGTTCCCGCCGATCGCTCCGGTGCGCTGGCTGTTCGCCCGCCAGATCATGTCCCTGGCCAGTCCGCGCGACCACGTCGATTTCGGCATGGCGATCGTTCGCTCGTGCCCGGCGGCGATCCGCGCCGAATTCGGCAGGCTGCTGGCCGCCATGGATGTGGGCGAGGCGGCGAAGCACCTGGTGGTGCCGACCACGATCCTGGCCGGTTCCCGCGACGACCTCACCCCACCGGTGCACGCCGAACTGATCGCCGAGATGCTCGAATCGGTGGGCAGTCTGGAACGCTACGAGGTGCTCCAGACCGGGCATCTCGGCAATGTCGAACAGTACGAGCGCTTCAACGCCGAACTCGCGCGGGTGCTGGACGCCGTGGGCGAGCGCCGGGCCGACGTCGCGGGCTGA
- a CDS encoding GNAT family N-acetyltransferase, whose translation MLIRREQPADAPAIARVHASAFAAVHGTVGAGTNTQNDPTHNGQPGPEPVEVGLVERLRSDPAWIATLSLVAMHVDEVVGHVCLTRAAVGPFPALALGPLGVHADHQRAGVGSALMHAAIGAADALDEPLIGLLGSLEYYPRFGFVPSARLGITPDEPGWVSHFQVRPLTAFEPQISGEFHYAEPFYEL comes from the coding sequence ATGCTGATCCGACGCGAACAGCCCGCCGACGCCCCCGCCATAGCGCGGGTGCATGCCAGCGCGTTCGCCGCCGTGCACGGCACGGTCGGCGCGGGCACGAACACACAGAACGACCCCACGCACAACGGGCAGCCCGGGCCCGAGCCGGTCGAGGTGGGGCTCGTCGAACGGTTGCGCAGCGACCCCGCGTGGATCGCCACCCTGTCACTGGTCGCGATGCATGTCGACGAGGTCGTCGGGCACGTCTGCCTCACCAGGGCCGCGGTCGGCCCGTTCCCCGCACTCGCGCTGGGGCCGCTCGGGGTGCATGCCGACCACCAGCGCGCCGGGGTGGGCTCGGCGTTGATGCACGCGGCGATCGGAGCCGCCGACGCGCTCGACGAACCGCTGATCGGCCTGCTGGGCAGCCTGGAGTACTACCCGCGGTTCGGTTTCGTGCCGTCCGCGCGACTGGGCATCACCCCCGACGAACCCGGTTGGGTCTCGCACTTCCAGGTCCGGCCGCTGACTGCTTTCGAACCGCAGATCTCCGGCGAATTCCACTATGCCGAGCCGTTTTACGAGCTGTGA
- the deoC gene encoding deoxyribose-phosphate aldolase encodes MPENPSWTRAEVADRIDHTLLAPEATDADVAALVAEARELGVYAICVSPSMLPVRAPGLAVATVAGFPSGKHHSLVKGAEARLAVDQGAAEVDMVIDVGAAVAGEYGAVLADILTVREAIADRAVLKVIIESAALSDEAIVEVCRAAERAGADFVKTSTGFHPAGGASVHAVRLMAETVGGRLGIKASGGIRTAEAAAELLAAGATRLGLSKSRAVLAGFSG; translated from the coding sequence ATGCCGGAGAATCCGTCGTGGACCAGGGCCGAGGTGGCCGACCGCATCGATCACACACTGCTCGCACCGGAGGCCACCGACGCCGATGTGGCGGCGCTGGTGGCCGAGGCGAGGGAACTGGGGGTGTACGCGATCTGCGTGTCGCCGTCGATGTTGCCGGTGCGGGCGCCGGGTCTGGCGGTGGCGACCGTCGCGGGGTTCCCCTCCGGCAAGCACCACTCGCTGGTGAAGGGCGCCGAGGCCAGGCTCGCGGTCGATCAGGGGGCCGCCGAGGTGGACATGGTCATCGACGTCGGCGCGGCGGTGGCCGGCGAGTACGGCGCGGTGCTCGCCGACATCCTGACCGTGCGCGAGGCGATCGCCGATCGGGCGGTGCTCAAGGTGATCATCGAGTCCGCGGCGCTGTCGGACGAGGCGATCGTCGAGGTGTGCCGGGCCGCCGAACGCGCGGGCGCCGATTTCGTGAAGACCTCGACAGGGTTCCACCCCGCGGGCGGAGCGAGCGTGCACGCGGTGCGGTTGATGGCCGAGACGGTCGGCGGACGCCTCGGCATCAAGGCCAGCGGCGGCATCCGCACCGCCGAGGCGGCGGCCGAACTGCTCGCGGCGGGGGCGACGCGCCTCGGGCTGTCGAAATCCCGTGCTGTCCTGGCCGGCTTCAGCGGTTGA
- a CDS encoding SDR family NAD(P)-dependent oxidoreductase, which produces MSTRTAVVTGASSGIGEATARHLASQGYHVYVGARRIDRLRTLADEIGGTALELDVTSEDSVRAFTDAIPRVDVLVNNAGGAKGLAPVTEADLDDWRWMWETNVLGTLRVTKALLPKLIDSGDGLIVTITSVAAFHAYDNGSGYTSAKHAQAVLHRTLRGELLGKPVRLTEIAPGAVETEFSLVRFDGDQERADKVYEGIDPLVAQDIAEIVGFVASRPPHVNLDQIVVAPRDQAAPSRFARRG; this is translated from the coding sequence ATGAGCACTCGCACCGCGGTCGTCACGGGAGCAAGTTCGGGCATCGGGGAGGCCACCGCGCGCCACCTCGCGAGCCAGGGCTACCACGTCTACGTCGGCGCCCGACGGATCGACCGGCTGCGCACGCTCGCCGACGAGATCGGTGGCACCGCACTCGAACTCGACGTCACCTCCGAGGATTCGGTGCGCGCCTTCACCGACGCGATCCCCCGCGTCGACGTGCTGGTCAACAACGCGGGCGGCGCGAAGGGCCTGGCGCCGGTCACCGAGGCCGACCTCGACGACTGGCGCTGGATGTGGGAGACGAACGTGCTCGGCACCCTGCGCGTCACCAAGGCGCTGCTGCCCAAGCTGATCGACTCCGGCGACGGCCTGATCGTCACCATTACCTCCGTCGCCGCCTTCCACGCCTACGACAACGGCTCCGGCTACACCTCGGCCAAGCACGCCCAGGCCGTGTTGCACCGCACCCTGCGCGGGGAGCTGCTCGGCAAGCCGGTCCGGCTCACCGAGATCGCGCCCGGGGCGGTGGAGACCGAGTTCTCCCTGGTGCGCTTCGACGGCGATCAGGAACGCGCCGACAAGGTCTACGAGGGCATCGACCCGCTGGTAGCCCAAGACATCGCCGAGATCGTCGGGTTCGTGGCGTCGCGGCCGCCGCACGTCAACCTCGATCAGATCGTCGTCGCCCCGCGCGACCAGGCGGCGCCCAGCCGCTTCGCCCGCCGCGGCTGA
- a CDS encoding helix-turn-helix domain-containing protein: MADHPERRVAHAAHDIGGFIRAQREAAQVSLRQLAALAGVSNPYLSQIERGLRNPSAEVLTQIAKALRVSSEVLYVRAGYLEERPHSPVRDALLGDTSITERQKQVLLDIYESFRRENGADEKQGEWDIDVPSPTPRDTPPRQESRS; encoded by the coding sequence ATGGCAGACCATCCCGAGCGGCGCGTAGCGCACGCGGCGCACGACATCGGAGGTTTCATCAGGGCGCAGCGGGAAGCCGCGCAGGTCTCGTTGCGTCAGCTGGCCGCGCTGGCGGGGGTGAGCAATCCCTATCTCAGTCAGATCGAGCGGGGATTGCGCAATCCGTCCGCGGAGGTGCTCACGCAGATCGCGAAAGCGCTGCGGGTGTCCTCGGAGGTCTTGTACGTACGGGCCGGCTATCTCGAGGAGCGGCCGCACAGTCCGGTTCGGGACGCGCTGCTGGGCGACACCTCCATCACGGAGCGTCAGAAGCAGGTCCTGCTGGACATCTACGAATCGTTCCGCCGTGAGAACGGCGCGGACGAGAAGCAGGGGGAATGGGACATCGACGTTCCGAGCCCGACACCAAGAGACACTCCGCCACGCCAGGAGAGCCGATCATGA
- a CDS encoding UDP-N-acetylmuramate dehydrogenase, giving the protein MRISPVVSGDAVRDLLAGTGAVVREGVRLAELTTLRVGGPAVLAECASTEALVATVRTLDAAGMPVLLIAGGSNLLICDEGFDGVVVRIATTGVRIAGGASADADADADADADADADADADAGGGTDATGLAGAAGVAAPASAVGVGSTDAASVAETAAGVRGNASGEVVGAEADAVSVVAEAGASWDGVVAATVAAGYGGLECLSGIPGSAGATPVQNVGAYGVEVADLLHRVQLLDRRTGEIRWADPAELGFGYRTSVLKHSDAALVLAVEFALRADGLSAPLRYRELAAALGAAEGERRPAADVRAAVLRLRAGKGMVLDAADHDTWSAGSFFTNPVVPQVRVEQVRAAITARSGEVAIPTYPAQDGVKFSAGWLIERAGFGKGFPGPEAPARLSTKHTLALTNRGTARAADIAELARTVRDGVAERFGIMLEPEPVTVGLRL; this is encoded by the coding sequence GTGCGAATCTCACCTGTGGTGTCGGGCGATGCGGTCCGCGACCTGCTGGCCGGAACGGGCGCGGTGGTGCGCGAGGGGGTCCGGCTGGCGGAGCTGACCACCCTGCGCGTCGGCGGTCCGGCGGTGCTCGCCGAATGCGCGAGCACCGAGGCGCTGGTGGCCACGGTGCGGACGCTGGACGCCGCCGGGATGCCGGTGCTGCTGATCGCGGGCGGATCCAATCTGCTGATCTGCGACGAGGGCTTCGACGGCGTGGTCGTGCGGATCGCGACCACCGGCGTTCGGATCGCCGGGGGAGCGTCGGCCGATGCCGATGCCGATGCCGATGCCGATGCCGATGCCGATGCCGATGCTGACGCTGATGCCGGTGGCGGTACGGATGCCACGGGTCTTGCCGGTGCCGCCGGCGTTGCCGCCCCGGCGAGTGCGGTCGGGGTCGGCTCGACCGATGCCGCGAGCGTTGCCGAAACGGCGGCCGGCGTCCGCGGAAATGCCTCAGGTGAGGTCGTAGGTGCCGAGGCAGACGCGGTGAGCGTGGTCGCCGAGGCGGGTGCGAGCTGGGACGGTGTGGTCGCCGCGACCGTCGCCGCCGGTTACGGCGGCCTCGAATGCCTCTCCGGCATCCCCGGTTCCGCGGGCGCGACCCCGGTGCAGAACGTGGGTGCCTACGGCGTGGAAGTGGCCGACCTGCTCCACCGGGTCCAGCTGCTCGACCGCCGCACCGGGGAGATCCGCTGGGCCGACCCCGCCGAACTCGGTTTCGGCTACCGCACCAGCGTGCTCAAGCACAGCGACGCCGCCCTGGTGCTCGCCGTCGAATTCGCCCTTCGCGCGGACGGACTCAGCGCGCCCCTGCGCTATCGCGAACTCGCTGCCGCGCTGGGCGCTGCCGAAGGCGAGCGCCGCCCGGCCGCCGATGTGCGCGCCGCCGTGCTGCGGTTGCGGGCGGGCAAGGGCATGGTGCTCGACGCGGCCGATCACGACACCTGGAGCGCGGGGTCGTTCTTCACCAATCCGGTGGTGCCGCAGGTCCGGGTCGAGCAGGTACGCGCGGCGATCACCGCGCGGTCGGGCGAGGTGGCGATCCCTACCTATCCCGCCCAGGACGGGGTGAAATTCTCGGCCGGCTGGCTGATCGAGCGCGCGGGCTTCGGCAAAGGCTTTCCCGGTCCGGAGGCGCCCGCCCGGCTGTCCACGAAGCACACTCTGGCACTGACCAACCGGGGAACGGCCCGTGCGGCCGACATCGCGGAACTGGCCCGCACGGTCCGCGACGGTGTCGCCGAGCGCTTCGGGATCATGTTGGAACCGGAACCGGTCACGGTGGGCCTGCGGCTCTAG